One Candidatus Cloacimonadota bacterium genomic window, TTCTTTGCCATCTGCGGTCATTTATGCAAATAATCCCGAAATTCCGGTACTTTCCTGGCTGATCTTCTGGATTCTTCAATGTTTTGTCCAAATCCGTTCTGAAAAAACGGCCTTTGTCAGCAGCCTGCAATATCAATACGGTATCAATACGGAATCAATACGGATTTCATCCGTAATGATTCCGTATTGATACCGTATTGATATTTGGAGCCCTGGCTGGAATGGGAGGTTGATTTTTTGATTTTTGCGTTTTGGCTGGCTGTTCCCGCAAGGCCTGGATTCAGGGACCCCGGAAACCAGGCCTCATGGTCAATGCCTTCAGAGATTGCCAGAACAAACTCGGTTCGTATCGGCGCTGCTGGTCATGCCTGGTTCGTTTTCCCAGCCAGGACGCTTGCTGACAACAGCGGATACTACTGGGAAGCGGAGCGGATGATCTGAGGCAGGTCGGCGATCACAGAGTCGAGCAATTCGGGCCGGCTGCCGCCACCCATGGCGGAATCTGGCCGGCCTCCACCCTTTCCTTCCAGCCGGGCGGAAACCGCTTTCACGATGTTTCCGGCGTGGAATTTGGGCCGCAGGGCCTCCCCCACCACGCAGAGCAGGGTCACCTTGCCCGCGGACACGGAGAAGAGCAGAGCGATGGCGTCGGCGGCATGGTCTTTGAGGGAATCGCCCAGTTCGCGAAGTTTGGCGGCATCGGCATCGAGCTTCACGCTGAGCAGCTTGAAATCTCCCAGGTCCAGGGTCCCGCGGATCAGTTCCGCGGCCTCGGCCCCGCACTGTTGGGCGTCCAGCCGTTTGAGCTGCTGTTCCAGTTCCAGCACCCGGTTTTGCAGGGCTTCGAGCTTGGTGTCCAGCATCTTTTCGGGAACGTGGAGCTTTTCGGCCAGCAGGGCCAGATGGTGCTGGAGCCCCAGCACAAACTGTTCCGCGGCACGGCCGGTGAGAGCTTCGATGCGCCTGATCCCGGCGGCGGAAGAGCTTTCGGAGATGATCTTGAAAAAGCCGATTTCCCCGCTGGCGGCGACGTGGGTGCCGCCGCAGAGTTCTTTGGAAAAGCCGGCCACACTCACCACGCGCACCCGCTCGGCGTATTTTTCCCCGAACAGGGCGATCGCGCCTTCAGAGCGGGCCTCGGCGATGCTTTTCACTTCCACCGACACGGGGCGGTTGTCGCGGATGGCGGCGTTGACGATGTTTTCGATGGAATTGGCCTGGGTGGGAGACAGGGCCTGCATGTGAGTGAAATCGAAGCGCAGATGATCAGGGCCCACCAGCGAGCCCTTCTGCTGCACGTGTTCGCCCAAAACGGCGCGCAGGGCTTTGTGGAGCAGATGGGTGGCGGTGTGGTTGCGCATGATGTCCTGGCGCCGGGGCAGATCGATCTCCGCGGTGACGGGATCGTGATTCACGGCCCCGCTGATGAGGGCGCCGATGTGGATGAAACGGTCGTCGTTCTTTTTCACCTGGCTCACCCGCATCTCAAAGCCGGAATTGTGGATGCGGCCGGTGTCGGCCAGCTGGCCCCCGGATTCGGCGTAGAAGGGGCTGCGGTCCAGCTGCAGGTGCAGGAAGCCGTCTTCGCTGACGCGGTAACGCTGGATGTGGGCGGTGGCGGAGTGTTCCTCATAGCCCAGGAACACCGTTGGAGACGAGGGTTCCAGTTCGACCCAATCCGCGGAATCCGCTGCCAGGGAGAATTTGGAGCTTTTCCGGGCCCGGGCGCGCTGGGCTTCCATCTCTTCCTCGAAGCCGCGGGTATCCACCCGGAAATTCTTTTCGGAAGCCAGGATCAGCGTGAGATCGAGCGGAAAGCCGTAGGTGTCGTAAAGCATGAAGGCATCTTTGCCGGGGATGAGGTCGCCGTCGAGGCGGGCGCAGATCTCGTCGAGCTGCTCCAAACCCTTGTCCAGGGCGGCGGTGAAGCGTTCCTCCTCGGCCTTGATCACCATGCGGATATAGGCTTCCTTGCCCGCCAGCTCGGGAAAGTGGTGGCCCATGATGGCGGTAACGCTGTCCACCAGATGGAACATGAAGGGTTCGGCAAAGCCCAGCAGGCGCCCGTGGCGGGCGGCGCGGCGCAGGATGCGGCGCAGAACGTAGCCGCGGCCTTCGTTTGAGGGGAAGCCGCCGTCGGCGAGGGCAAAGCAGAGGCAGCGCACGTGGTCCGCGATCACACGGTGCGAGGTTCCGGTCTCAGGGGTATAAGGCACTCCGCTGAGTTCGGCCACACGCTCGATGATGGGCAGGAAAAGGTCGGTTTCGTAGTTGCTGTGCTTTGACTGCAGCACCTGCACGAGGCGCTCGAAGCCGGCCCCGGTATCCACGTATTTGTTCTTCAGGGGGGTGAGGGAGCGGTCCGCCTCGCGGTTGTACTGGATGAAAACCAGGTTCCAGAGCTCGATGTAGCGGCCGCAGTCGCCGCAGATCTCACAGACGTGGCCTTCCAAGCCCTGTTGGGAACAGTGGTCCGGGCCGCGGTCGATGTGGATCTCGCTGCAGGGTCCGCAGGGGCCGGTATCCCCCATTTCCCAGAAATTGTCCTTGTCGCCCTGATAGGATATGTGGGCGGGATCGATATCGGTGACGGATCTCCAGAGCTCGAAGGCCTCCTGGTCGCTCTCGTGCACCGTGGCGTAAAGCTTGGCCTTGGGCAGTTGCCAGACGCCGGTTAGCAGTTCCCAGGCCCAGAGGATGGCCTCTTTTTTGTAGTAGTCGCCGAAGGACCAGTTGCCCAGCATTTCGAAAAAGGTGTGGTGATAGCCGTCCCGGCCCACTTCCTCGAGGTCGTTGTGTTTGCCGCCGGCGCGGATGCATTTCTGGCTGTTCACCGCGCGTTTGGCCTCGGCATCCTTCAGGCCCAGGAAAACGTTCTTGAACTGGTTCATGCCGGCATTGGCGAACAGCAGGGTGGGATCGTCCTCCGGGATCACGGGCGAGGAGGGGACGAACTGGTGGCCCCGCTCCAGGAAGAAGTCGATGAAGGCCTGGCGGATCTCTTTACTTGTCGGCACTTGGCGTTTCTCCCAGTCCCTCGATCTGGTCATAGTTTTCGATGATCCATTTTTCGGCGCTCCAGGCGGCCACGGCGCCGTCGCTGGTGGCGGTTACAACCTGGCGCAGCACGGTGCTGCGGATGTCGCCGGCGGCGTAGATGCCGGGGACGTTGGTGTGCATGTGGTCGTCGGTGATCACGAAGCCGCCGCCGTCCAGTTTCAGGCGCGATTCAAACAGCTCGCAGTTGGGCAAAATGCCCACGTAGATGAAGATCCCGTCCACGGGAATGAAGGAAATGGCGTTGGTTTTGCGGTTCACCAGCTCCAGCTTTTCGATCTTGCCGTCGCCGTGGATCTCCTGCACCACCGTATCCCAGATGAATTCCATCTTGGGGTTGTTGAAGGCGCGTTCCTGGATGATCTTCTGGGCGCGCAGCTCGTCGCGGCGGTGGATCACGATCACTTTTTTGGCAAAGCGGGTGAGGAAAAGCCCCTCCTCAATGGCGGAATCGCCGCCGCCGACCACGGCCACCACCTTGTCGCGGTAGAGCGCGCCGTCGCAGGTGGCGCAGTAGGAAACGCCGCGGCCGGTGAAGCGCTCTTCTCCGGGCACGTTGAGCAGCCTGGGATGGGCGCCGGTGCAAACTATGAGGGCTTTGGCGCGGTAGCTGTTTTCGCGGGTCTCGATGATCTTGCAAAGCCCTTCCAGGCCAATGGCGGTCACCTCTTCATCGATGAAGCGGGTTTGGAAGCGCTCGGCCTGCTGGCGCATTTTATCGGTGAGGTCAAAGCCGGAAAGCGGCTCGGGAAAGCCGGGATAGTTCTCCACTTCGTCGGTCACGTTGATCTGGCCACCGATGATCCCTTTTTCAAACAGACCGGTCTTGAGTCCGCCGCGGGCCGCGTAGATGGCCGCGCTCAGCCCGGCGGGTCCGCCGCCGATTATCAATACATCGTAGTTCATTTAGTACCTCATTGGTGAAAATTCTCAGATATATACGTGTGTTTTGAACCGCCCTCCTCCGTCAAGAAAATTATCGGGGGCGGCCATCGCCGAAAAGAACTTGACCGAATAGGCGGAGGGAGGTTTTGTGGAAAAAAACACAAATTTGGGAGCAATGGAATGAGCTTGCCGGTTTTGATATGCGAGGCGGCGAAGGCGGGAAGGAAACGCCATTCAGATGCGGCCCCCAGAAGGGGACAGGCATGAATTACCGCGTTTCCGTGCTGCAGTATGAGCCGCGCCTGCTGGACCCGAGGGACAATCTGGAGCGGCTGACGCGGCTGCTGAGCGGATTGGAGACCGATCTGGTGGTGCTGCCGGAGCTTTGCGCCTCCGGATATGTGTTCCTCTCCCGCGAGGAAGTGGCCTCCGTAAGCGAGGAAGTGCCTTCCGGAGCGGCTTTTGGAACCTTCGGCAACTTGGCTCGGGAAAACAAGTTCAGCATCGTGTACGGCTTTGCCGAACGCAGCGGGGACAGGTTTTACAACTCCGCGGCCCTGATCAATCCTGACGGTAGTTACCACGTTTACCGGAAAACCCACCTCTTCAACCGCGAAAAACTCTTTTTCACCCCCGGCGACACCGGCCTCAACGTGTTTGCCGCCAAACAGGATGTGCGGGTGGGGATGATGGTCTGCTTCGACTGGCAGTTTCCCGAAGCGGCGCGGACCCTGGCCCTGAGAGGCGCGCAGATCATCTGCCATCCCTCGAACCTGGTTCTTCCCTGGTGCCAGCAGGCAATGATCACCAGAAGTTTGGAAAACCGGGTCTTTACCATCACCTCGAACCGCACCGGTGAGGAAAGCAATGGGGATGTAAGCCTCGATTTCACCGGCCAGAGCCAGATCCTGGGCACCAAGGGCGAGATCCTTGTCCGGATGAACGAGAGCGAAACCGGGGTGCGCACCTGCGAGATCGACCCGGACCTCGCTCTGGACAAGCAGGTGACGCCGCTGAACAATGCTTTCACTGACCGGCGCCCAGCCCTCTACGAACCATGAATGACGAACTGAAACAGGAAATGGAGCGGCTGCGGGCCGAGATCGAGCGCCACAACCTGCTTTACTACGAGCTGGCCAATCCCTCCATCAGCGATTACGACTACGACCAGCTGGTGCTGCGGCTGAAAGAGCTGGAAGCAAGGCTGGAAGGGGATGAGCGCGGCGAATCGCCCCTGGAGAGGGTGGGCAGCGACCTGCGGCCGGGAGCGGAGACCATTGCCCATCTGCAGAGGATGTACAGCCTGGAAAACAGCTATTCCGCCGAGGAACTGGAGCAGTGGTGCGCCAAACTGGCCTCCGAACTGGGTTTCTTTCCTGACCTGACCACAGAGCTCAAGATCGACGGCTTTTCCATCAACCTCTTTTACGAAGGCGGCGAGTTGCGCTACGCCACCACCCGGGGCGATGGAGTCACCGGCGAGGTTGTGACCACCAACATCCGCACCCTAAGCGCCATTCCAGACAGGATCCGGCACCTCTCCCCCATCGAGATCCGGGGTGAGATCTACATCCCGGTGGCTGATTTTTTGAAGCTCAACGAGGAACGCACCGCCAACGAGGAAAAGCTGTTCGCCAATCCCCGCAACGCCGCGGCCGGCTCCATCAAGCTCAAGGACCCCGGAGAGGTGAAAAAGCGCCATCTGAACGCCATCTTTTACAGCGTGGGCCACAGCCCGGGGCTGCCCGCGCAAAGGCAATCCGAACTGCTGGCCTGGCTGGCTGGGCTGGGATTTCCCACGGCAGGCCAGTTCAGGGTTTGCGCCAGTTATGCCGAGGTGAGGGAATTTTGCGATCGCTGGGAAAATGAGCGTTACAGCCTGCCCTACGAGATCGACGGAGTGGTGGTGAAGGTGGACGAACTGGCGCTGCAAAAGCGTTTGGGCTACACCGCTAAAAGCCCCAAATGGGCGGTGGCCTTCAAATTCAAACCGGAGGAAAAGGAAACCCGCCTGCTGGAGGTGCAATACCAGGTGGGACGCACCGGCGCGGTGACCCCGGTGGCCATTCTGGAGCCGGTTTACATCTCCGGCAGCACCGTCTCGCGCGCCACTTTGCACAACGAGGATGAGATCAAACGGCTGGACCTCCATCTGGGAGATGCCGTACGCATCATCAAATCCGGCGAGATCATTCCCAAGATCCTGGAAGCCGTAGCGGCCAATAGGCCTCCAAACGCCTTTCCGGTGGGCTTTCCCGACAACTGCCCGGTCTGCGCCAGCCGGCTCGAGCGGGACGAGGAAGGCGCCATCAGCTATTGCCCGAACGCTTCCTGCCCCGCCCAGTTGCAGCGCCGCATCGAGCACTTTGCCTCCCGCGACGCCATGGACATCGGCGGCCTGGGCGCCAGCCTGATCGCCAGAATGCTGGAGAAAGAAATGATCAGAGGGCTGGAGGACATCTTTCAGCTGGATTATGAGGCTCTCGCCCAGCTGGACCGCTTTGGCGCTAAATCCGCCGCCAACCTCAAAAACTCCATCGAGGCCAGTAAAACCAGGAATTTCGATCGGCTGCTCTTCGCCCTCGGCATCCGCTATGTGGGCTCCGTCACGGCGCGCCATCTGGCAGAGTATTTTGGCAATATCGACGCACTGCTGCGGGCCGGCGAGGACACCCTGGCCCAGGTGCCGGAAGTTGGGGCCAAGATCGCCCTCGCGCTCAAAGCCTGGTCCGGCAACCCCGCCAATCTGGAGCTGGTGCAAAAACTGCGTGCCCAGGGCCTGCGCTTCAGTTTCGAGCAGCGGCGCGAGTCGGAAAGCCTGGCCGGCAAGACCTTTCTGCTTACGGGCAGCCTGGAAAACCACGACCGCAAGGCCATGGAAGAAATCATCCGCAGCCACGGCGGCCGCATCGTGAGCGGCGTGAGCGCCGGCCTGGACTATCTGGTGGTGGGCGCCAAACCCGGCTCCAAACTGGCCAAGGCCCAGAAGATACCCTCCATCCAAATCATCAGTGAAAACGAACTCCTGGAGCTGATCGGCCGATGAAGATCCTCTCGCGCTACATTCTTCGGGAACATGTCGCGCCATTTTTCCTGTCGCTGCTGGTGGTCACCTTCGTGCTGCTGATCGACCGCGTGATCGATCTGCTGGACCTGATCATCGAGAAGAAGCTGGACGCCAACACGGTGCTGCAGCTCTTCGGGCTTTCCTTGCCCTACATGGTCGCGCTTTCCATCCCCATGGCCGTGCTGGTGGCCACCATCCTGGCTTTCGGGCGCATGACCGTGGACCGCGAAACCATTGCCATGAAATCCAGCGGCATCAATCTCTACCGCCTGCTGGGGCCGCTGATGCTCACAGCCCTGCTGCTCACCGGGGTGATGGCCTGGTTCAACCACTATTTTCTGCCCAACGCCAACCACAAGCTGAAGAACCTCACCGTCAAGATCGCCTACTACCGGCCCATGACCATCATCAAACCCAACGCCTTCACCACCCTCACGGATTACACCATCTTCGTGAAGGACAACCAGAACAACGAGCTGCGC contains:
- the alaS gene encoding alanine--tRNA ligase; the encoded protein is MPTSKEIRQAFIDFFLERGHQFVPSSPVIPEDDPTLLFANAGMNQFKNVFLGLKDAEAKRAVNSQKCIRAGGKHNDLEEVGRDGYHHTFFEMLGNWSFGDYYKKEAILWAWELLTGVWQLPKAKLYATVHESDQEAFELWRSVTDIDPAHISYQGDKDNFWEMGDTGPCGPCSEIHIDRGPDHCSQQGLEGHVCEICGDCGRYIELWNLVFIQYNREADRSLTPLKNKYVDTGAGFERLVQVLQSKHSNYETDLFLPIIERVAELSGVPYTPETGTSHRVIADHVRCLCFALADGGFPSNEGRGYVLRRILRRAARHGRLLGFAEPFMFHLVDSVTAIMGHHFPELAGKEAYIRMVIKAEEERFTAALDKGLEQLDEICARLDGDLIPGKDAFMLYDTYGFPLDLTLILASEKNFRVDTRGFEEEMEAQRARARKSSKFSLAADSADWVELEPSSPTVFLGYEEHSATAHIQRYRVSEDGFLHLQLDRSPFYAESGGQLADTGRIHNSGFEMRVSQVKKNDDRFIHIGALISGAVNHDPVTAEIDLPRRQDIMRNHTATHLLHKALRAVLGEHVQQKGSLVGPDHLRFDFTHMQALSPTQANSIENIVNAAIRDNRPVSVEVKSIAEARSEGAIALFGEKYAERVRVVSVAGFSKELCGGTHVAASGEIGFFKIISESSSAAGIRRIEALTGRAAEQFVLGLQHHLALLAEKLHVPEKMLDTKLEALQNRVLELEQQLKRLDAQQCGAEAAELIRGTLDLGDFKLLSVKLDADAAKLRELGDSLKDHAADAIALLFSVSAGKVTLLCVVGEALRPKFHAGNIVKAVSARLEGKGGGRPDSAMGGGSRPELLDSVIADLPQIIRSASQ
- the trxB gene encoding thioredoxin-disulfide reductase gives rise to the protein MNYDVLIIGGGPAGLSAAIYAARGGLKTGLFEKGIIGGQINVTDEVENYPGFPEPLSGFDLTDKMRQQAERFQTRFIDEEVTAIGLEGLCKIIETRENSYRAKALIVCTGAHPRLLNVPGEERFTGRGVSYCATCDGALYRDKVVAVVGGGDSAIEEGLFLTRFAKKVIVIHRRDELRAQKIIQERAFNNPKMEFIWDTVVQEIHGDGKIEKLELVNRKTNAISFIPVDGIFIYVGILPNCELFESRLKLDGGGFVITDDHMHTNVPGIYAAGDIRSTVLRQVVTATSDGAVAAWSAEKWIIENYDQIEGLGETPSADK
- a CDS encoding beta-ureidopropionase, producing MNYRVSVLQYEPRLLDPRDNLERLTRLLSGLETDLVVLPELCASGYVFLSREEVASVSEEVPSGAAFGTFGNLARENKFSIVYGFAERSGDRFYNSAALINPDGSYHVYRKTHLFNREKLFFTPGDTGLNVFAAKQDVRVGMMVCFDWQFPEAARTLALRGAQIICHPSNLVLPWCQQAMITRSLENRVFTITSNRTGEESNGDVSLDFTGQSQILGTKGEILVRMNESETGVRTCEIDPDLALDKQVTPLNNAFTDRRPALYEP
- the ligA gene encoding NAD-dependent DNA ligase LigA, translating into MNDELKQEMERLRAEIERHNLLYYELANPSISDYDYDQLVLRLKELEARLEGDERGESPLERVGSDLRPGAETIAHLQRMYSLENSYSAEELEQWCAKLASELGFFPDLTTELKIDGFSINLFYEGGELRYATTRGDGVTGEVVTTNIRTLSAIPDRIRHLSPIEIRGEIYIPVADFLKLNEERTANEEKLFANPRNAAAGSIKLKDPGEVKKRHLNAIFYSVGHSPGLPAQRQSELLAWLAGLGFPTAGQFRVCASYAEVREFCDRWENERYSLPYEIDGVVVKVDELALQKRLGYTAKSPKWAVAFKFKPEEKETRLLEVQYQVGRTGAVTPVAILEPVYISGSTVSRATLHNEDEIKRLDLHLGDAVRIIKSGEIIPKILEAVAANRPPNAFPVGFPDNCPVCASRLERDEEGAISYCPNASCPAQLQRRIEHFASRDAMDIGGLGASLIARMLEKEMIRGLEDIFQLDYEALAQLDRFGAKSAANLKNSIEASKTRNFDRLLFALGIRYVGSVTARHLAEYFGNIDALLRAGEDTLAQVPEVGAKIALALKAWSGNPANLELVQKLRAQGLRFSFEQRRESESLAGKTFLLTGSLENHDRKAMEEIIRSHGGRIVSGVSAGLDYLVVGAKPGSKLAKAQKIPSIQIISENELLELIGR